The nucleotide window ACTCTTTAAAAAAGCACGCTGACGGTTGTTTGCCGTCAACGTGCTTTTTATCTCAGATGGCGTTGTCAGCCGGATTATTTGCCATTTTCCGGCGTTATTATTTCAGCGTCGCTTTTTCCGCTCGTATCGGGAAGGCTGATGCCAAGCTGACCGAGCGTGATGAGCTTTAAAAGCGTTTCGAGCACCACGCTGCCGCTGCCGGCATTCTGGCCATCACCGCCCATGCTGACCACGGTTTTCGGCACGAGGTCGACTTTGGAATTCTTGATGGCATCCGTCAGCTTGTCGATGACCTCCTGTGTCACGCGGTATTCGGCACCGCCGTATGCCAAAACCTGTGCCTCTATAGCGTTTGCCTTCGCGACGCCGACAGCCTTTTCCTTGGAAGCTTCGGCTTCACCTTCCAGGCGCACCTTTTCGGCGTTTGCTTTGGCAAGCGCCGTGATCTGGTTGGCCTCCTGCTCGGCCTTGCTGGCCAGCGCGGCACCCATATTGCGCTCGACGTCAATTTGAATTTTGGACTCCGTCAGCTTACTCTGCTGGGCGGCGACCGCTTCGGCTTCGCGCAGGGATTTCTCGCTGACAGCCGCCTCCTGCTGCTTTTGATATGTCGTCTTCTTCTCTTCGGCAATCTGCCTGTCACGCAGCTGCATCAGAATATTTTCAATCTGCTTGTCGTTGACATTTGTCGATTTCGGGGTGCCGATGAGGACTTCCTCAAGCTCGAGATTATATTTATTGAACTTCTCCCGCATTTCCAGCACAGCGCGCTCGCGGATACTGCTGCGCTCCTGGATGAGCTCGATCAGCGTTTTTGTCTGGGCAACATCTTTAAAATACGCGCCAACAAGCGGGTCAAGCGACTGGTTGACGAGCATATTAATGTCACCAAAGCGCTGGATGACCCACGGGGCCTGCTTGTAGTCGATATGCATAACGACAGACAGTGGCAGGGATGGCTCAAATGCGTCCTTCGTAATGATGTCAACCTCAGCGAGATTCTCGTCATATTTGTGGTCGCCGACTTCGCCTTTGTTCCATTTGAGAATGATATTTGTCGTCGGGACCTGGACGATTTTGCCCGCGTCGGTGTTAAACGCGTACTTACCGGGCATCAGGGGCTTTTCAAGGACGCCCTTGCAGCCCTCCCCGACAAGCTCGCCGTGCTTGTAATCAGCACCGGTCGTATCGACGCCCTCCTTGCCGAAAAACGAGACGACAACGCCGACAAAGCCGATCGGCACAACGGTTTTTTCTTTATACTCAACGGTGGCAAACAGGCGGTTGATGTAATAGGTGCCGTCGATCAGCACGCGTATCTGCTTGCCTCGGTATCCGCCAAGCGACAAAAACTTTTCGGGATCCTGAAAATTGGCATGCGCCTCGCCGACATCCGGCGCGATGATTTCGCCCTCCGGCAGGGGCCTGCCGTCATGCACCGTCACGATACCCATATAGTCACTGGCATCGCGGCCTTTTCCCATAATGACGATCGGGCGGAACGCGTCCCGCTCAATAAGCGTCTGGTGCATGCTGGAGATATCCGCCATCTCCGCTTTTGTCCCGCTGAAAATCGTTTTGATTTCGTTGGCCGTGATGACGATAAACTGCGCCAGATTGATGGCGTACGTCCCTTCTCTCAAAATGCCGCGCTGCGGGCCCTTTTGGCCGCCCGCCTGCAGAAAGCCTCTGACATCCTGAAAATTGTTAGCCTCCGGAATGACGCGCCCGAGCGTCTGCATCGGCGGGAGGGGAATCCCGTCACGCGCGAAGATATAGGCAATCTGCCCCTGCGGAATGGTGATGAGCGGGTACCGATGGATGCGGTACATGAGCACCGTTTTAAAATGGATGCCGCCGCGCAGAAGATCCGGCGAATAGCCTGCCTCCCCGTTCAAGGCGATGATGGCATCTTTCAAAGACCCCCTAAAGCTCCACCATTTTTCAACGACGGCAACCTCGTTGGGATTTATGATGCGTATTCCAAGAATTTTAGCCAGGAAAAGATAGAGCGCGAAAATGCCGGCCAGCGTCACTAACAGAATCATCAGAATGTTCATGCTGCTTCACCCTTTCTAAAATCGCCTGAGTATGCTCACACAGTGTATGCCCGGCTGTATCAGTCCAGAAGCC belongs to Oscillospiraceae bacterium CM and includes:
- a CDS encoding flotillin family protein translates to MNILMILLVTLAGIFALYLFLAKILGIRIINPNEVAVVEKWWSFRGSLKDAIIALNGEAGYSPDLLRGGIHFKTVLMYRIHRYPLITIPQGQIAYIFARDGIPLPPMQTLGRVIPEANNFQDVRGFLQAGGQKGPQRGILREGTYAINLAQFIVITANEIKTIFSGTKAEMADISSMHQTLIERDAFRPIVIMGKGRDASDYMGIVTVHDGRPLPEGEIIAPDVGEAHANFQDPEKFLSLGGYRGKQIRVLIDGTYYINRLFATVEYKEKTVVPIGFVGVVVSFFGKEGVDTTGADYKHGELVGEGCKGVLEKPLMPGKYAFNTDAGKIVQVPTTNIILKWNKGEVGDHKYDENLAEVDIITKDAFEPSLPLSVVMHIDYKQAPWVIQRFGDINMLVNQSLDPLVGAYFKDVAQTKTLIELIQERSSIRERAVLEMREKFNKYNLELEEVLIGTPKSTNVNDKQIENILMQLRDRQIAEEKKTTYQKQQEAAVSEKSLREAEAVAAQQSKLTESKIQIDVERNMGAALASKAEQEANQITALAKANAEKVRLEGEAEASKEKAVGVAKANAIEAQVLAYGGAEYRVTQEVIDKLTDAIKNSKVDLVPKTVVSMGGDGQNAGSGSVVLETLLKLITLGQLGISLPDTSGKSDAEIITPENGK